A part of Maridesulfovibrio hydrothermalis AM13 = DSM 14728 genomic DNA contains:
- a CDS encoding glycosyltransferase: MLDKSVPVFCYHAVCEEDGHSPATFASHLDMMLEMGFKTITADHLYEICMGRRRIDDKYVVLTFDDCHISNWLNVVPMLEERGMTGVFFAVSDFIGDGKIRSAADVSEILPMREAFIKALSEKDNSQFMNEAELKSLVHDKGMEVYAHTCRHQGCFKDFRSRGNYCADSHWSTWGIYRKFNPELPVYECASAFAYNGFWPVFRKGKVTFKRRSDEDRRKFCREDFRKCLDKIKKINGSRKQFFCWPWGHFDSISMQEAAACGFSGTFTLERSANMLGTDPMRFNRIGVGSGKDADWIKKRLLMYSNEASAMVCFKFFNKRNDIGKVLYITDTRKLSGGSRQLINSARAMLAVGVGVVAVLPSESGLIPELEELGAEIIIFDDFKNILGAASFLSEVIEDNQIDVVHTFHNRAVKISCLTKGLSLLGGRKFKLFFNRGVIYKPNCLAPLFSLIGNGYICNSAKSREVLLKNFVPPKRVQVVYNSFAGGGRKPRRSADITIVYVGNSGHAKGPDVYIRAVDELLSRHEYEGVRFIAVGMEDLSAYKGMVADSTLKRIECPGYISHEEVVNLLAASHIYVMSSRKESMPNTLLEAFDAGLAAVCTDAGGTGELIRDGVNGFLCRIEDSAALAEGMKKLIDDGELRKEMGRLNRRIVRAFMSNAAKSQALLKAYSSLPGDEPLTALPDIDSLIDK; the protein is encoded by the coding sequence ATGCTCGACAAGAGTGTTCCTGTTTTTTGTTATCATGCCGTTTGTGAAGAAGACGGTCATTCCCCTGCAACTTTTGCCTCCCACCTTGATATGATGCTGGAGATGGGTTTTAAAACCATCACAGCTGATCATCTTTATGAAATTTGCATGGGACGGCGCAGGATTGATGATAAGTACGTTGTTCTCACCTTTGATGACTGTCATATCAGCAATTGGCTGAACGTTGTTCCCATGCTTGAAGAGCGGGGGATGACCGGAGTGTTTTTTGCGGTCAGTGATTTTATCGGCGATGGTAAGATCAGATCCGCGGCAGATGTTTCCGAAATTCTGCCCATGCGCGAAGCCTTCATCAAAGCCCTTTCTGAAAAAGATAATTCCCAGTTCATGAATGAAGCGGAACTTAAATCTCTGGTCCACGACAAAGGGATGGAAGTTTACGCCCATACTTGCCGTCATCAAGGCTGTTTTAAAGATTTTCGTTCCCGCGGAAATTATTGTGCCGACTCCCACTGGTCCACTTGGGGAATATATCGCAAATTTAATCCTGAACTTCCTGTCTATGAATGCGCCAGTGCGTTTGCCTACAATGGTTTCTGGCCTGTTTTCCGTAAAGGCAAGGTTACTTTTAAAAGACGTTCTGACGAAGATAGAAGAAAATTCTGCCGTGAAGATTTCAGGAAGTGTTTAGATAAAATCAAAAAGATTAACGGTTCCAGAAAACAGTTTTTCTGCTGGCCCTGGGGACATTTTGATTCCATTTCTATGCAGGAGGCTGCGGCTTGCGGTTTTTCAGGTACATTCACCCTTGAGCGTTCAGCCAATATGCTCGGCACTGACCCCATGCGTTTTAACCGTATAGGCGTTGGTTCCGGTAAGGATGCTGATTGGATTAAGAAGCGTCTGTTGATGTATTCAAATGAAGCTTCCGCAATGGTCTGCTTTAAATTTTTTAACAAACGTAATGATATCGGCAAAGTCCTTTACATCACCGATACCCGAAAGCTTTCCGGCGGCAGCAGGCAGCTTATCAACAGCGCGCGAGCCATGCTTGCAGTCGGGGTGGGGGTTGTGGCTGTGCTTCCTTCTGAGTCCGGACTTATTCCAGAACTTGAGGAGCTGGGTGCGGAAATTATTATATTTGACGACTTCAAAAATATACTCGGGGCCGCAAGTTTTCTTTCTGAGGTAATAGAAGATAACCAGATTGATGTGGTTCATACTTTTCATAATCGCGCGGTTAAGATCAGCTGTCTTACCAAAGGACTTTCCTTGCTTGGCGGCCGCAAGTTTAAGCTTTTTTTCAACAGAGGCGTAATATACAAACCTAATTGTCTGGCTCCTCTGTTTTCATTGATAGGCAACGGCTACATTTGCAACTCAGCTAAAAGCCGTGAAGTACTGCTTAAGAATTTTGTCCCGCCTAAGCGTGTGCAGGTTGTTTATAATTCATTTGCAGGGGGCGGCCGTAAGCCGCGCCGCTCTGCTGACATCACCATAGTTTACGTAGGCAATTCAGGGCATGCCAAAGGGCCTGATGTATACATCAGGGCTGTTGATGAGCTGCTTTCCCGGCATGAGTATGAAGGTGTGCGCTTTATCGCCGTAGGAATGGAGGATTTGTCAGCCTACAAAGGTATGGTCGCTGACTCCACTCTTAAGCGAATCGAATGTCCCGGCTATATCAGCCATGAGGAAGTGGTTAATCTGCTTGCAGCATCACATATTTACGTCATGAGTTCCCGCAAGGAATCCATGCCCAATACTCTTCTTGAAGCTTTTGATGCCGGACTTGCTGCGGTTTGTACCGATGCAGGCGGAACCGGTGAACTTATTCGAGACGGTGTTAATGGTTTTCTCTGCAGGATTGAAGATTCAGCCGCCCTTGCCGAAGGGATGAAGAAACTCATTGATGATGGTGAGCTGCGCAAGGAGATGGGAAGGCTTAACCGCAGGATTGTGCGCGCTTTTATGTCTAATGCTGCTAAGTCACAGGCATTGCTGAAAGCGTACAGCTCTTTACCCGGGGATGAGCCGCTGACAGCTCTGCCTGATATCGACAGTCTGATCGATAAGTAA